The following coding sequences are from one Liolophura sinensis isolate JHLJ2023 chromosome 12, CUHK_Ljap_v2, whole genome shotgun sequence window:
- the LOC135479513 gene encoding protein timeless-like, protein MYSHDPNIPEEGRTALRMIKYNLSSMTDLRQFLVLTLRSYKSESANLSFLRDLIKTNHLLMQVLDESLHLGINPSFQMLAHVQQFGSKDIMHNFGKLLANFENNSPSLNTAILTMMHHVSGDCGKVSSLIQLSVISTFVKLCDTKYPMSVEVNDLIEYVFKTFINRMWSDPQKLAQDIFCEFSEYDEFTEEEKDLTISLYMESVDGSDLVKTVRQKLEQNGVQKSQKEISEFLTSCGFEVDQLDEDKKEDEIQFSENDGSLEAYDCTLVKNHVDKIQEAGMKSALKWIQSSLLEVCFSKLVISGFKPTTLKQMWEPMSFYCTVKKTDVPLLPFNDEQESFCKDTKVRYLLSALQFRVPSHSQDYFYVPTTWGIKDLWDKAGILGQINPEELKFSIEDLESHLSMKQEITYVDAVNFDREIHAPNTGNMGTSNKMFWARAVSKINKNLSSLSSDSPSPMIS, encoded by the exons ATGTACAGCCATGATCCAAACATTCCTGAAGAAGGCAGAACAGCCCTTCGTATGATAAAGT ATAACTTGTCTTCTATGACAGACCTGCGTCAGTTTCTCGTATTAACCCTGCGGTCGTACAAATCAGAATCAGCCAATCTCTCGTTCCTGCGTGATCTAATTAAGACAAATCACCTGTTAATGCAGGTATTGGACGAGTCTTTACACCTGGGCATTAACCCATCATTTCAGATGCTTGCTCATGTTCAACA ATTTGGGTCGAAGGATATCATGCACAATTTTGGGAAACTCTTGGCcaattttgaaaacaacagCCCAAGTTTGAACACTGCCATTTTAACCATGATGCATCATGTTTCCGGAGATTGTGGGAAGGTGTCGTCGTTGATTCAGTTGAGCGTCATCAGCACATTCGTGAAACTTTGTGACACAAAGTATCCCATGTCTGTG gAAGTCAACGACCTAAttgaatatgtttttaaaacattcatCAATCGAATGTGGTCAGACCCACAAAAATTGGCACAAGATATATTTTG TGAATTTTCAGAATATGATGAGTTCACGGAAGAAGAGAAAGACTTGACGATATCCTTGTACATGGAATCGGTAGATGGTAGTGATTTGGTCAAGACAGTGAGGCAGAAACTCGAACAAAATGGTGTGCAAAAGTCCCAgaaagag ATATCAGAGTTTCTCACATCGTGTGGTTTTGAAGTCGATCAGTTGGATGAAGATAAGAAGGAAGAT GAAATTCAGTTCTCAGAAAATGATGGCAGCTTGGAAGCTTATGATTGCACACTGGTGAAGAACCATGTGGACAAAATCCAAGAGGCAGGAATGAAATCTGCACTGAAATGGATTCAAAGCTCTTTGCTAGAAGTCTGCTTTTCCAAGCTGG TTATCTCTGGATTCAAACCAACGACATTGAAACAGATGTGGGAACCGATGTCCTTCTACTGCACAG TCAAGAAGACAGATGTTCCTCTCCTGCCATTTAATGATGAACAAGAATCATTTTGTAAAGACACAAAGGTGAGGTACCTGTTGTCAGCCTTGCAGTTCCGTGTCCCTTCTCACTCGCAAGACTACTTCTATGTCCCAACCACCTGGGGCATAAAGGATTTGTGGGACAAAGCGGGCATTCTTGGCCAAATCAATCCAG AAGAATTGAAGTTTTCAATCGAAGATCTGGAGTCACATTTGTCTATGAAGCAGGAGATCACTTACGTCGATGCTGTCAACTTTGACAGGGAAATTCATGCTCCAAACAC gGGTAATATGGGCACAAGCAACAAGATGTTCTGGGCCCGGGCTGTGAGTAAGATCAACAAGAATTTGAGTAGTCTATCATCCGATTCTCCGAGCCCCATGATCTCCTAA